The genomic region CAGGTCCCCTTCCACTTTCGCACTTTCTTCGAGCGCCTTACGAATCGCTGCTTCCTGAGATTCGTTTAAATCTTTCACGCGAATCGATTCGTCGATTCCCGCCTTTTTCAAAATTACTCTCGAAAGAGAATCTCCGATCCCGAAGATGTAGGTCAATCCTACAACGATTCTTTTTTCTCTTGGAAGGTCAATACCTGCAATACGCGCCATACTTATGCTTGCCTTTGTTTGTGTTTAGGATTGGTGCAGATTACTCGAATCACACCTTTTCTTCTGATAACCTTGCAGCTAGAGCAGATCTTCTTAACTGATGTTCTTACTTTCATAACGATTCCTATTTTTTGCGGTAAGTGATTCTTCCCTTAGAAAGATCGTAAGGGGAGAGTTCTACCGTAACTTTATCACCCGGTAAAATCCGGATATAGTGCATTCTCATCTTTCCGGAAATATGGGCCAACACCTTGTGGCCGTTTTCCAGTTCTACTCGGAACATCGCGTTGGGCAGGGGCTCAAGTACGGTGCCATCGACTGTGATCGCTTCTTCCTTAGCCACTCTTACGCTAGCTCCTTTTGAATCAAAGAAGTCACTTCTTCGAGAGTTCCTACGCCGTTCACTTGAGAAAGTTTCTTTTGAGCCGCGTAAAAATCCAGAAGAGGTAAAGTCTTCTTGTTATAATTATCGAGACGATTTTTGATCGTCGCTTCGTTGTCGTCCGCACGGCCTTCGATCTCCGCGCGGCTTAATAATCTTTTTAAAAGTTCCTCATCCGGAACCTGAAGATTGATCGCCTTATCGATGGATTTGTTTTCGCCTTTCAGAAGCGCATCCAGAGCGTCCGCTTGTTCCACGGTTCTCGGGAATCCATCCAATAAAAATCCGTTCTTGCAATCCGCTTCACGAATGCGGTCTTTGATGATTCCGATCACAACCGAATCGGGCACCAAATCACCGGCATCCATATAACGTTTTGCTTCGATTCCCATTGCGGTTTGATTCTTTACCGCTTCGCGGAGAATATCACCGGTGGAAATCTGAGGGATGGAAAGACGTTCGCAAAGAATCTTCGCTTGCGTGCCCTTTCCGGCCCCGGGTGGCCCCATGAAGATGATGTTCTTCACGAGAATTAAGACCTTCCCTTGATTTTAGACTTCTTCATGAAGCCTTCATAATTTCTCATTAAAAGTTGAGACTCGATTTGTTTCAGAGTCTCGAGCGCGACCCCTACCATAATCAAAAGAGAAGTTCCGCCGAATGTATAAACCAGAGATCCTCCTCCGGAGTTGGAGCTAAGATCTAAGAATTTGATGATGATGTAAGGAGCCAGAGCCAATCCCGCGAGAAACATCGCGCCGGGAAGAGTAATTCTGTTTAACACCTTTTCGATGTATTCTTTCGTATGAGAACCCGGACGAATTCCTGGAATGAACCCGCCGTATTTCTTCAGGTTTTCAGCCAACTCCGAAGGATTGAACTGAATCGCAGTGTAGAAGTATGCGAAGAATACGATCAAAGAAGTATAGATCACGAAGTAAAACAATGCGTGATACCAGATTTGGGAGAATGGATTGAAAAAGTCCATAATGATCGCCCAACCCGCCCACTGTTCGCTGCTGGAAGACAACCACTGGATGATCGTCTGCGGAAAGAGAATCAAAGAAGAAGCGAAGATGATCGGCATAACGTTCGCGCCGTTCACTTTAAAAGGAATGGATTGGCTTTTCGCCTGAACCATTTTTCTTCCGACCATCTGCTTTCCGTATTGCAGAGGAACCTTTCTCACACCTTGCGTCAAAAGAACGGTCAAGGAAATGAGAAGAATAAAAAGAATCAAAAGGATAAGAACGTTCAACGCGTCCATCGTATCGGTGGAGAAAAGTTGAACCATGGATTCGGGAAGTCTTCCGATGATCCCCGCGAAGATCAAAAGAGAAATTCCGTTTCCGATACCGCGTTCGGTAATTTGTTCACCGAGCCAGATCAAAAGAACGGTTCCCGTGGTAATGGATAAGATACCGATTAAATAGAAATAAGGAATCACGGAAGAATTGATCAAGCCCGGATAACGTGCAGGCTCGAGTTCGGTTCCGGTGGACCAACCTTTTGCGAGCTGAATCACCGCTAAGGATTGAATCGCACAAAGAATCACGGTTCCGTATTTTGTGTACTGACCGATTTTCTTTCTTCCTTCTTCCCCTTCTTTTTGAAGTTTTTGAAGAGAAGGAACGAGGACCATAAACAACTGCATTACGATCGATGAGGAAATGTAAGGCATGATCCCGAGAGCGAAGATGGAGAATTTCAACAAGGCTCCACCCGCAAAAAGATCCACCATTCCGAGAAGTCCTTCGGAAGATGGATCGTTCGCGATTCCCGCAACCACAACCGGGTTGATTCCGGGAATCGTAATGTGCGTACCCATACGGAACAACAGAAGCATGCTCAGAGTGAAAATAATCTTCTGGCGTAACTCCGGAATTCTAAATATGTTTTTAAACGTTGTAAGCATGGATACTCTTGCTTTTTATTTTTTAGTTTCAGATGCGGCTAATTCGATTTCTGCGCGCAATTTGATGGATCCGCCAGCTTTCTCGATTTTTTCTTTAGCCGATTGAGAGAATCCGTCGGCGATCACATGAATCGCTTTTTTGATTTCTCCGGTCCCCAAAATCTTAAAAAGTGTCGTTTCTTTATCAAGAATCTTGGATTGAACCATAATTTTTGCATCTATGTTTCCGGTCAAACCTGATTTCTCGATATCTCTGAGGTTCACAGGGTAGAAATCCTTGTGAAACTTAGCAGTAAAACCGCGTTTCGGAAGTCTTCTGTGGATCGGCATCTGACCACCTTCGAATCCGCGACGAACGGTATTTCTTGCATACTGTCCTTTGGATCCGCGGCCTGCGGTTTTTCCGACTTTCGAGCCCGGACCGCGTCCCACTCTCTTCTTCTCTTTTTTCGCTCCTTTAGGAACCGGAACCAGATTGGAAGTAGTGTCGGTGTTTTTCTTCTTTTTTGCGCGCTCTTTACCGAACGCCGCCGCTTGCTCAAGTCTTTCTTTTTTCATGACAATAATCCTGGAATTAAGCCTTCTCAACCTTGATGAGATGTCTTACTGAATCCAACATCCCTTGCAGTTGAGGAGAAACTTTGTGCTTTCTCTGTTGCCCGGTTTTTCTCAGGCCAAGAGCGTGCAGAGTCAATCTGTGTTCTTTCTTGACTCCGATGCTACTTTTTACTTGGGTTACGATGATGTTTTCCATTCTCTTTCCCCTCAGTCTTTTCCAAAAAGTCTGTTGAGGCTGATTCCTCTTTTTTTCGCCGCGAGAATCGGAGTTTCCAATTGCTCGAGTGCGTCGAGGGTCGCCTTTACGATGTTCACAGGATTGGAAGATCCCCAAGACTTGGTAA from Leptospira kmetyi serovar Malaysia str. Bejo-Iso9 harbors:
- the rpmJ gene encoding 50S ribosomal protein L36, which gives rise to MKVRTSVKKICSSCKVIRRKGVIRVICTNPKHKQRQA
- the secY gene encoding preprotein translocase subunit SecY, which encodes MLTTFKNIFRIPELRQKIIFTLSMLLLFRMGTHITIPGINPVVVAGIANDPSSEGLLGMVDLFAGGALLKFSIFALGIMPYISSSIVMQLFMVLVPSLQKLQKEGEEGRKKIGQYTKYGTVILCAIQSLAVIQLAKGWSTGTELEPARYPGLINSSVIPYFYLIGILSITTGTVLLIWLGEQITERGIGNGISLLIFAGIIGRLPESMVQLFSTDTMDALNVLILLILFILLISLTVLLTQGVRKVPLQYGKQMVGRKMVQAKSQSIPFKVNGANVMPIIFASSLILFPQTIIQWLSSSSEQWAGWAIIMDFFNPFSQIWYHALFYFVIYTSLIVFFAYFYTAIQFNPSELAENLKKYGGFIPGIRPGSHTKEYIEKVLNRITLPGAMFLAGLALAPYIIIKFLDLSSNSGGGSLVYTFGGTSLLIMVGVALETLKQIESQLLMRNYEGFMKKSKIKGRS
- the rpmD gene encoding 50S ribosomal protein L30, which encodes MENIIVTQVKSSIGVKKEHRLTLHALGLRKTGQQRKHKVSPQLQGMLDSVRHLIKVEKA
- a CDS encoding adenylate kinase, with translation MKNIIFMGPPGAGKGTQAKILCERLSIPQISTGDILREAVKNQTAMGIEAKRYMDAGDLVPDSVVIGIIKDRIREADCKNGFLLDGFPRTVEQADALDALLKGENKSIDKAINLQVPDEELLKRLLSRAEIEGRADDNEATIKNRLDNYNKKTLPLLDFYAAQKKLSQVNGVGTLEEVTSLIQKELA
- the infA gene encoding translation initiation factor IF-1, translated to MAKEEAITVDGTVLEPLPNAMFRVELENGHKVLAHISGKMRMHYIRILPGDKVTVELSPYDLSKGRITYRKK
- the rplO gene encoding 50S ribosomal protein L15 produces the protein MKKERLEQAAAFGKERAKKKKNTDTTSNLVPVPKGAKKEKKRVGRGPGSKVGKTAGRGSKGQYARNTVRRGFEGGQMPIHRRLPKRGFTAKFHKDFYPVNLRDIEKSGLTGNIDAKIMVQSKILDKETTLFKILGTGEIKKAIHVIADGFSQSAKEKIEKAGGSIKLRAEIELAASETKK
- the rpsM gene encoding 30S ribosomal protein S13, whose translation is MARIAGIDLPREKRIVVGLTYIFGIGDSLSRVILKKAGIDESIRVKDLNESQEAAIRKALEESAKVEGDLRSEIQLNIKRLMDIGCYRGLRHRRGLPVNGQRTRTNARTRKGGKKTVANKKKVTK